The following coding sequences lie in one Musa acuminata AAA Group cultivar baxijiao chromosome BXJ1-8, Cavendish_Baxijiao_AAA, whole genome shotgun sequence genomic window:
- the LOC135680483 gene encoding F-box protein At5g50450-like, which yields MNTRRASQCLRPPTQINDHAACRKPCKRRRGPPTLSQGLEPCARKRPWSSAVPAPAATEEESVDYFDGLPDDIVVSVLSELSSSADRPSDLISALLTCKRFHVLGHRPLVLSKAGASCIAVRAKSWCDSAHRFLKRCVDCGNLEASYVLGMIRFYALENRGSGAALMARAAIGSHAAALYSLAIIQFNGSGGSKTDKDLRAGAALCARAAFLGHVDALREIGHCLQDGYGVRRNVTEGRRFLIQANARELAAAVSSWPAWQEQRRQATAAAGITSPGCCPLLSDYGWSLPAPEPHPANQFLAEWFGARAGAAGEGLRLCSHRGCGRPETRRHEFRRCSVCGLVNYCSRACQALDWKLSHKAKCNPTDGWAAVEGGAATH from the exons ATGAACACCAGAAGGGCCTCCCAATGCCTGAGACCCCCAACGCAGATCAACGACCACGCGGCGTGCAGGAAGCCGTGCAAGAGGAGGCGAGGGCCGCCGACTCTTTCGCAGGGTCTGGAACCCTGCGCCCGGAAACGGCCGTGGTCTTCGGCCGTGCCGGCGCCGGCAGCGACGGAGGAGGAGAGCGTCGATTACTTCGACGGGCTTCCGGATGATATCGTCGTGTCCGTGCTCTCCGAGCTGAGCTCCTCCGCTGATCGCCCGTCGGATCTTATAAGCGCCCTTTTGAC GTGTAAGAGATTTCATGTTCTGGGGCACCGCCCTCTGGTGTTGTCCAAGGCCGGGGCCAGCTGCATCGCCGTTCGAGCCAAGTCATGGTGCGATTCGGCTCACAGATTCCTCAAGCGGTGCGTGGATTGCGGGAATCTCGAAGCGAGCTATGTTCTTGGGATG ATTCGGTTCTACGCTTTGGAGAACAGGGGGAGCGGCGCGGCGCTGATGGCCAGGGCGGCGATCGGATCGCACGCCGCTGCGCTGTATTCGCTGGCGATCATCCAATTCAATGGCAGCGGCGGGTCCAAGACTGACAAGGATCTGCGAGCTGGCGCCGCCTTGTGCGCCCGTGCGGCGTTCCTCGGACACGTCGACGCCCTCCGGGAGATCGGCCACTGCCTCCAGGACGGCTACGGCGTCCGCCGAAACGTCACCGAGGGCCGCCGCTTCTTGATTCAGGCCAACGCCCGGGAGCTCGCGGCCGCCGTCTCGTCCTGGCCCGCGTGGCAGGAGCAACGCCGCCAGGCCACCGCAGCGGCGGGCATAACGTCGCCAGGGTGCTGCCCGCTCCTCAGCGACTACGGCTGGAGCTTACCGGCCCCGGAACCGCATCCGGCGAACCAGTTCCTGGCGGAGTGGTTCGGGGCGAGGGCCGGCGCGGCGGGCGAGGGTCTGAGGCTCTGCTCCCACCGTGGCTGCGGGCGGCCGGAGACGCGGCGGCATGAGTTCCGGCGGTGCTCGGTGTGCGGCCTCGTCAACTACTGCTCGAGGGCGTGCCAAGCCCTGGATTGGAAGCTGTCGCACAAGGCCAAGTGCAACCCGACGGACGGATGGGCCGCGGTCGAGGGCGGCGCTGCCAcccactaa